A DNA window from Thalassospiraceae bacterium LMO-JJ14 contains the following coding sequences:
- a CDS encoding citryl-CoA lyase, whose protein sequence is MSGTEKPTTRLATHTNEELYYRDDGLVADLMGNVTFTEMMFMHIMGRKPTAGEIVILDAVLVTLMEHGLTPSAIATRLTYHSAPEALQAAVAAGLLNVGSQFVGTMENAAKLLMSLLQDDEGFDAAARREIRALRAARKPFPGYGHHLHKPDDPRTERLFGIALSQEGIDGIYIDAMKRLSGLIDDELGRHLTINATGAVAAVLLEIGVEPEIMRGFSVISRSAGLVAHIREEQSEPTARHIWDVVEETIPYVGDAPIGEMEEH, encoded by the coding sequence ATGAGCGGGACAGAAAAGCCGACGACACGGCTGGCGACGCATACCAACGAGGAACTGTATTACCGCGATGACGGTCTTGTTGCGGATCTGATGGGCAATGTTACGTTCACGGAAATGATGTTCATGCACATCATGGGGCGCAAGCCGACGGCGGGCGAGATTGTTATTCTGGATGCGGTCCTGGTAACGCTGATGGAACATGGACTGACCCCCAGCGCAATCGCCACACGGCTAACGTATCATTCGGCGCCTGAAGCCCTGCAGGCGGCAGTGGCGGCGGGGCTGCTCAATGTCGGTTCGCAGTTCGTCGGCACCATGGAGAATGCGGCCAAGCTGCTCATGAGCCTTTTGCAGGACGATGAAGGGTTCGATGCCGCTGCCCGCCGTGAAATTCGTGCTCTCAGAGCCGCCAGGAAGCCGTTCCCGGGGTATGGCCATCACCTGCACAAGCCCGACGATCCGAGGACCGAGCGCCTGTTCGGAATTGCCCTGTCGCAGGAAGGGATCGACGGCATATACATCGACGCCATGAAGCGTTTGTCGGGCCTTATAGACGATGAACTGGGCCGTCATCTGACGATCAATGCGACAGGGGCCGTGGCTGCCGTATTATTGGAGATCGGGGTCGAGCCTGAAATCATGCGCGGGTTTTCCGTGATCAGCCGATCTGCGGGCCTTGTCGCGCATATCCGTGAAGAGCAATCCGAACCGACGGCGCGCCATATTTGGGATGTGGTTGAAGAAACGATCCCGTATGTTGGCGATGCACCAATCGGCGAGATGGAGGAGCACTAG
- a CDS encoding flavin reductase family protein codes for MFWKTSEPHGLPRNPFKSCVIPRPIGWISTIGPDGVGNLSPYSFFNGVSGDPPMVMFASGARSAEAPKDSIYNVQQTGEFVCSMVSYELKEIMSDSSAAYGPEVDEANHLGIEMEPSELVKPMRVKAAPIHLECTYIDTMELPKDRNGGGNAICVGRVVGVHIKDEFLVDGIVDVEKIRPVARLGYMDYTSVQEVFPMARPSLKSAAE; via the coding sequence ATGTTTTGGAAAACCAGCGAACCGCACGGTCTCCCGCGCAACCCGTTCAAGAGTTGTGTCATCCCGCGTCCCATCGGCTGGATATCGACAATCGGTCCCGATGGTGTCGGGAACCTCTCACCATATTCGTTTTTCAACGGTGTCTCGGGCGATCCGCCGATGGTCATGTTTGCGAGTGGCGCGCGCTCTGCCGAAGCCCCCAAGGACAGCATTTACAATGTTCAGCAGACGGGGGAATTCGTCTGCTCGATGGTCTCATATGAATTGAAGGAAATTATGAGCGATTCCAGTGCGGCTTATGGACCCGAGGTCGATGAGGCCAATCATCTGGGAATAGAGATGGAGCCGTCCGAGTTGGTCAAGCCGATGCGCGTCAAGGCGGCCCCGATCCATTTGGAGTGCACCTACATCGATACCATGGAACTCCCCAAGGACAGGAACGGCGGTGGCAATGCGATCTGTGTCGGCCGCGTTGTCGGTGTGCACATCAAGGATGAATTCCTGGTCGACGGCATCGTCGATGTCGAAAAAATCCGCCCGGTCGCAAGGCTCGGGTATATGGATTACACCTCGGTTCAGGAAGTATTCCCGATGGCACGGCCAAGCCTGAAATCGGCGGCGGAGTGA
- the traT gene encoding complement resistance protein TraT: MTLPRFLLMCALLISPMLSGCIGAPTTRMGMVKQEDGSGLMIGSTIERNIVTDASFHKNKKIKVRIRNTSGDTAFDLHRFRSQIERAYRNIGFEPTAEDDFGILIDVNVQYSGQIQTNMSAEYGFLGGVSGGLAGASIGTTRTDAGIGAVSGAALGSIIGSFVTDDTYIIVTNVTVATIRDRTTSKPSKTVTFSRSRQTDEEKEEDQNRSKRGLKHSVQTGVAVYAGGRNTSQSEISSIVSERIARIVGNII; encoded by the coding sequence ATGACCCTTCCCCGTTTCCTGCTTATGTGCGCCTTGCTGATCTCACCGATGCTGAGCGGGTGTATCGGCGCGCCGACCACCCGGATGGGCATGGTTAAACAGGAAGACGGTTCCGGCCTGATGATCGGCTCGACGATTGAGCGGAACATCGTCACCGATGCATCGTTCCATAAGAACAAGAAGATCAAGGTCCGCATCCGCAACACATCCGGCGATACTGCCTTCGACCTGCACAGGTTCCGCTCGCAGATTGAGCGTGCATACCGGAATATCGGCTTCGAGCCGACGGCGGAGGATGATTTTGGCATCCTCATCGACGTCAACGTTCAATACAGCGGGCAGATACAGACAAATATGTCCGCTGAATACGGCTTCCTCGGCGGCGTTTCTGGCGGCCTTGCAGGGGCAAGCATCGGCACAACGCGCACCGATGCCGGCATCGGTGCGGTGTCAGGCGCCGCCCTTGGCAGCATAATCGGCAGCTTCGTCACCGATGACACGTACATCATCGTCACGAACGTTACCGTCGCGACGATCAGGGACCGTACCACGAGCAAGCCTTCGAAAACCGTGACATTCAGCCGCAGCAGACAAACTGACGAGGAAAAAGAGGAAGATCAGAATCGCTCCAAGCGCGGCCTGAAACACTCGGTACAAACCGGTGTTGCCGTTTACGCCGGGGGACGTAATACCTCACAAAGCGAAATTTCCAGCATTGTGAGCGAACGCATCGCCCGTATCGTCGGCAACATCATTTAA